In one Cystobacter fuscus DSM 2262 genomic region, the following are encoded:
- a CDS encoding sensor histidine kinase, with translation MPLNRFAVLLVGLFSLLGTPAWTAEPPGRLGFRSYGTEAGVDNYDLSWILQDADGFIWVCAADAVYRFDGARFERFGREAGLPSTSVSDITLDARGQLMVATRAGVVRWDGERFVEVPVPGVAERVWSLRVDARKRMWAGTDKGLYWEEQPGHFIPAPGWPGGAALKLWADDSGAMQVVSELRLVSRDPQGKWSVHEVPGRPTVINALVRDGEGRLWLGYEGWLAMQPRPGAPLVDRSSVVRGLPGAGIRLRVGTEGQLLVPHNGGLLEIRGERSTLLRLGLANQSARIKDVLEDRQGALWAASMGVHRSLGRGLWSVHDTTTGLPANMVWGLARGADGTLWVGTDKGLVRGTAAGWVPVPGLEGYSLKAVSVDRDGVVWAAGNPAGLHRYEPWSGRLRTFGPESGYLFRYTFAMQWMPDGSLWVATPAGFARGVFKDGVPSFTLVVRMSQRVLAMDLALDAAGRLWMPGNGLGVREGESARSFGVAEGLLDDQLRYILVRRDGRMCVSYVEPLGVSCFSYREGRLTDLSHLNRGHGLHSNVVYQLGEDAAGRLWVGTGAGVHVVGPDGVPEHFGASGGAPGNEATGNSFLADADGTVWVGSASGLGRFDGARYRGPVAPPRVVLLGTQLGSRMWSRPPEEGLETHPRETNLEVRFAVLGDVDEESLERQVRLEGMEEWHTVTEQPVHYSVLPPGDYRFEMRARHDQGPWGPVAGFALRVLPPWWASWWGRGLGVLGLGLVVAGVVRWRNLTLRQRNTELQRLVEARTSELDRVRAKVAQAEKLSAMGQLLARLSHEINNPLTAIHNNLPPVREYFEQQAEGLRRLRERLETHPEEVEAVARVWRELELDYVLQDTPDALEAMRFATERIRSIQEDLRAFLRGERPRLEVGDLNRTVLDTVEFVRRSLPPGIRVELECGEVPPLAFHTGQLGQVLLNLLRNAFDALGEGGEVRVCTAVREGRAELVVADNGPGIPPELRSRIFEPFFTTKDVGKGSGLGLAICRQIIAENHGGSLELDESVARGACFRVGLPLVQEGREAA, from the coding sequence ATGCCGTTGAATCGATTCGCCGTGCTCCTGGTGGGCCTCTTCTCCCTCCTGGGCACACCCGCTTGGACCGCCGAGCCTCCCGGCCGCCTTGGCTTTCGCAGCTATGGCACGGAGGCGGGGGTCGACAATTACGACTTGTCGTGGATTCTCCAGGACGCGGACGGCTTCATCTGGGTGTGCGCCGCGGACGCGGTGTACCGCTTCGATGGTGCGCGCTTCGAGCGCTTTGGCCGGGAGGCCGGCCTGCCCTCGACGAGCGTGAGTGACATCACGCTGGATGCGCGAGGCCAGCTGATGGTGGCGACGCGCGCGGGGGTGGTGCGCTGGGACGGGGAGCGCTTCGTCGAAGTGCCGGTGCCTGGCGTCGCCGAGCGGGTGTGGAGCCTGCGCGTGGACGCGCGCAAGCGGATGTGGGCGGGGACGGACAAGGGCTTGTATTGGGAGGAGCAGCCGGGGCACTTCATTCCGGCGCCCGGCTGGCCGGGAGGCGCGGCGCTCAAGTTGTGGGCGGATGACTCGGGCGCGATGCAGGTCGTGTCCGAGCTGCGGTTGGTGAGCCGCGATCCCCAGGGGAAGTGGTCGGTGCACGAGGTGCCGGGCCGGCCGACCGTCATCAACGCGCTCGTGCGAGATGGCGAGGGCCGCTTGTGGCTGGGCTACGAGGGGTGGTTGGCGATGCAGCCGCGGCCGGGCGCGCCCCTGGTGGATCGCTCCTCGGTGGTGCGCGGGTTGCCGGGAGCGGGCATCCGCCTGCGCGTGGGCACCGAGGGGCAGCTCCTGGTGCCCCACAATGGCGGCCTGCTGGAGATCCGCGGCGAGCGCTCGACGCTGTTGCGGCTGGGCCTGGCCAACCAGTCGGCGCGGATCAAGGACGTGCTGGAGGATCGGCAGGGGGCGCTGTGGGCCGCGAGCATGGGGGTGCACCGCTCGTTGGGGCGAGGCCTGTGGAGCGTGCATGACACCACCACGGGGCTGCCCGCGAACATGGTGTGGGGGCTGGCGCGGGGCGCGGACGGGACGTTGTGGGTGGGCACGGACAAGGGACTCGTGCGGGGCACGGCGGCCGGGTGGGTGCCGGTGCCGGGGTTGGAGGGCTACTCGCTCAAGGCCGTGAGCGTGGATCGGGACGGGGTGGTGTGGGCCGCGGGCAACCCGGCGGGGCTGCACCGCTACGAGCCATGGAGCGGACGGCTGCGGACGTTCGGCCCGGAGTCCGGCTACCTGTTCCGCTACACCTTCGCGATGCAGTGGATGCCCGACGGCTCACTCTGGGTGGCCACGCCCGCGGGCTTCGCGCGGGGGGTGTTCAAGGACGGCGTGCCGTCCTTCACGCTCGTGGTGCGCATGAGCCAGCGGGTGCTCGCCATGGACCTGGCGCTCGACGCGGCGGGGCGGTTGTGGATGCCGGGCAACGGGCTCGGCGTGCGCGAGGGGGAGTCCGCCAGGAGCTTCGGGGTGGCCGAGGGGCTGCTGGATGACCAACTGCGCTACATCCTGGTGCGGCGCGATGGCCGCATGTGCGTGTCCTATGTGGAGCCCCTGGGGGTGAGCTGCTTCAGCTACCGGGAGGGGCGCCTCACGGACTTGTCGCACCTGAACCGTGGCCATGGGCTGCACAGCAACGTCGTCTACCAGTTGGGCGAGGACGCGGCGGGCCGGCTCTGGGTGGGGACGGGGGCGGGGGTGCACGTGGTGGGGCCGGACGGAGTGCCGGAGCACTTTGGCGCGAGTGGCGGGGCGCCGGGCAACGAGGCCACTGGCAACTCCTTCCTGGCGGACGCGGACGGCACGGTCTGGGTGGGGTCCGCGAGTGGACTGGGACGCTTCGACGGGGCGCGCTACCGCGGTCCGGTGGCGCCTCCGCGTGTCGTCCTGCTGGGCACCCAACTGGGGTCGCGCATGTGGTCGCGGCCGCCGGAGGAGGGCCTGGAGACCCATCCGAGGGAGACGAACCTGGAGGTGCGCTTCGCGGTCCTGGGCGACGTGGATGAGGAGAGCCTGGAGCGGCAGGTCCGCCTGGAGGGGATGGAGGAGTGGCACACCGTGACGGAGCAGCCGGTGCACTACAGCGTGTTGCCACCGGGGGACTACCGCTTCGAGATGCGCGCGCGCCATGACCAGGGGCCGTGGGGACCGGTGGCGGGCTTCGCCCTGCGGGTGCTTCCTCCCTGGTGGGCCTCGTGGTGGGGGCGGGGCCTGGGCGTGCTGGGACTGGGGCTGGTGGTGGCGGGCGTGGTGCGCTGGCGCAACCTGACGCTGCGGCAGCGCAACACCGAGCTGCAGCGCCTGGTGGAGGCGCGCACCTCCGAGTTGGATCGGGTGCGCGCGAAGGTGGCCCAGGCGGAGAAGCTCTCGGCCATGGGGCAGTTGCTGGCGCGGCTGTCGCACGAAATCAACAACCCCCTCACCGCCATCCACAACAACCTGCCGCCGGTGCGCGAGTACTTCGAACAGCAGGCCGAGGGCTTGCGGCGCCTGCGCGAGCGGCTGGAGACGCACCCGGAGGAAGTGGAGGCGGTGGCGCGGGTGTGGCGCGAGCTGGAGTTGGACTACGTGCTCCAGGACACGCCCGACGCACTGGAGGCGATGCGCTTCGCCACCGAGCGCATCCGCTCCATCCAGGAGGACCTGCGCGCCTTCCTGCGCGGAGAGCGTCCGCGCCTGGAGGTGGGGGACTTGAACCGGACGGTGCTGGACACGGTGGAGTTCGTGCGGCGCTCGTTGCCGCCGGGCATCCGGGTGGAGCTGGAGTGTGGCGAGGTGCCGCCGCTGGCGTTCCACACGGGGCAGCTCGGCCAGGTGCTGCTCAATCTCTTGCGCAACGCGTTCGATGCGCTGGGCGAGGGCGGCGAGGTGCGGGTGTGCACGGCGGTGCGCGAGGGCCGCGCGGAGCTGGTGGTGGCGGACAATGGTCCGGGAATTCCCCCCGAGCTGCGCTCGCGCATCTTCGAGCCCTTCTTCACCACGAAGGACGTGGGCAAGGGCTCGGGCCTGGGGCTGGCGATCTGCCGGCAGATCATCGCGGAGAACCACGGGGGCTCGCTCGAACTCGACGAGTCGGTGGCTCGGGGAGCGTGCTTCCGGGTGGGGCTGCCGCTCGTCCAGGAGGGCCGCGAGGCGGCCTGA